The following nucleotide sequence is from Malania oleifera isolate guangnan ecotype guangnan chromosome 4, ASM2987363v1, whole genome shotgun sequence.
AAGCGAGAGAGACAAAAGTTGGATGCATGGGAAGGATAGTAGTAAAAACTAAAGATTCCCGAAAAGAATTAACTTGATTAATGAGAAAATAAAGAGATGTTTGGGTTAATAGAAATGGAGAGTATGGGGAAGAATTATTGCAACAACAAcagcaagccttaagtcccactaggtggagtcggctatatgaatccttttccaccaacttgCACGATCGAGGGCATTCTCCTCAACTAGCTTAAGAGTTATTAAATCCTTTCTCATTATCTCATTccatgttattttaggtctacttctATCCCTTCTAGCTCCATTAACAATACCTAACTCACTCCTCCTTGCTAGTGCACTGCTTGACCTGTgattcaaatgcccaaaccatctaaatcggccttctcttatcttatcttttaccaatgctatgcctaacttattacgaatatgtttgttccttaatttatcctttaataTAATACCATTTATTTGCCTTGGcattctcatttcaacaacttttactctGTAGACATGTTGTTTCtcagttgcccaacattctaatccgtAGACCATGGctagtcttatagttgtcctatagaactttccttttaattttaagggtattctacggtCACAGAGCAATGCCCGAAGCTACcttccattttatccaacctgttttaactctatgtattacatcctcttcaatttctcattccacttgtataatagatccaaggtatcaaaatttaCTTGTGCTACTAATTCTTGATTATCAAGATTAatcttatctccaatattcctctttATGTggctgaaattatatttcatatattctatcttattcctaaTAATCCTAAAATGTCTAACTTAGATTTTACTtcactcctactttcatcaatcaaaacaatatcatttaCTAAAAACATACACCATAGGATCTcaatttgaatatttttaatgagttcatcaatcactaaagcgaAAAGATATGGGCTCAAAAAATAGATCATTTTGTACACCTATTGGATTAAAAATTCTCTGTATTGCCCTTCTGTAGTCCTAATGCTACCCGCTACTTGATtatatacatatccttaatgacatcaatatatcTACTGCATTCTCCCTTCTTTTCTAGAACCCACCAAAAACCTTCCCTATAtactctatcataggctttctctaggtcaataaaaatgaCATGCAAGACCCTTTTCTTTTTCGTAAACTTTTCCATTCACCTTAGAAGATAAATGGCTTTTGTTGTCGATCTCCtaaggcataaaatcaaattaataCTTTGAGACCCTCGTCTCTAATCTGACTCATAAGTTTGATTTCGTGAATATcacctttatttttgtatacaaGTATTAatgtatttttctttcatttctccaacattttcttaattttttataatagtgttgaatagattagttaaccatatacttccaTTACCTAAATATTTCCAGACTTCATTTGGATTTTATCCGATCCTATAAATCTCTCACTTTTCATCTTTTCTAAATCCATCTTCACTTCAAtaactctaattttgaaaaaataaaaataaaaaaaaaataaaaaatcatactttttgtcttttcctcatttgtcactccTAAGTTCTAActttcaatttggttttcattaaacaactcaTTAAAGTATCTCCACCATGACACCACctttcttttatatcttcttctttaaccaagaTATAGTGAGTAGACATTGTTATTCTCatcttttatacattttacattaccaaAATCTTTGCCccttctttctctagctctagcaagtttatacatgtttcttttcccttcttttgtatcttgtctagcatataaattatcataAACTCTATGTTTAGCATTACTAATGgtcttttttgctttttttttttttttgcctctttGTACTTTCAAGGTTTTTTACATTTCTACAATTCtgtcatgttttataccaaatctTTGTCTTTACAGTATTTTGGACATCGTGATCCCACCACTAACTTTCTTTATTGCCCAAGAATCTTCCTCTGGATTCACCCAAAATCTCTTTTGCTCTCTTTTCTATACAGCTAGTCATCCTATTCCACAAAGAGTTTGCATCTACCTTATCTCCAATTATCCAATCACCCTTTTCGatcattttatatttaaattttactatattttctcccttcaGCCTCCACCACCTAGCCCCcttgcattgatttatgttgCTCTTTCTCTTACATTTCTAAATAGAAATACCTAACACTATTATTCTAGAACCCTACGTTGTGTAGTCAAACTTTCACCTAGAAAACTTTACAATTCTTGCATGATAAATGAAGCCCCCTCTTAGTTAAGAAAAACAtgtaagagttttattttgtccactcttaaaggttattaagtgttctcttTTCTTAGAGCAATTATTCATTATAACCAAATTGTAGGACATGGAAAAATCTAAAATTGCATCACTTGGCTCATTTCTATCcccatatccatggcctccatgtatcctctcataacctttattgtcCTTTCCAACACATCCATTCAAATCAGCTTTCATAAATGATTCTTCAGCCCCTAGtatcccttgtataatactatgCATATCTTCCTAGAATTGACTAAGGTTTTGTACTACGCCTAGTTGGAGAACATacacactaatgacatttattatctccaAGCCTAGaactatcttgatttttataatcctATCTAGTACCATTTTAACACCTAccacattatcttttaggtctttgccGACAATGATTCCAACCCATTTTTACGTTTTCCTTTTCCAATGTACCGAAGTTCAAAACCTGATTTttgatttctctagctttcttccCTACCTACTTAACCCTCGGATCTAGAATGACCCGTCCTAGCCCACCCTTGTCCATTTTTCACTTCACCCAAATGGTACGAGTGTAGCACGTCACTTGTAGAGGATGCCCCAATGAATAATCGGCAAGGATTCATATTATGCAAATTTGACAAGTTTTATGTTGGCTATTAGCTACCTAACGCAATCCTACTCCTTGATTTGGGCTTCGGACTGACTACATGCAGAGATCTTTCAAGCATTTAGTACTACACAGGCAGAGTGCATGTATTTAATGACTATTGTCtgataaaatttaataattaattgtTAAAGTCTTATAtaaagttattaaaaaaaaaataatgtatatatttcTGATTTCAAAGATCTGCGGTGGAAAAACGCTTAGTGCATGGATTTCACttcgaaaaaaaaaatgatccatACTAACGGATTCGGGTGCATAACCATGGGTTCCAGTGCGCAAGATCTTGTGGCACTTACCAATGAGGCCCAATCGATTAGTATACGCAGAAGAAATCAATTATAGACACTAATACAATTAGATCCGCTCTTCATAGAAAAACTTGGGATTTGCGATCCCAAAAAAGATTGATTCAAGATCTTGGGATCCTTTTCTATCAGATAGGAAGGGCTGTTGCACAAAATGTACATATGGTGTTCATGTTCTAACTTGAAATCCAAATGAGTGCGAGTTGTTCTTGAAAATAGAAAGTTGTTAAAAATGCATATATTTAACTAGATATCATAACATTCTTGACATCAAAATTTGATCCAAAAGTTGTTTTGAATGTCTTGTAAATCAGAACAAATTTGCACGAGGAAAAAATGCATTAATGGCTTTTACAAATAAGGGTATGAGGAATGGTTCAATTAACATAATTTAAGAATAAGAGAACATGTGATAAAGTTTATTTGCACacattattaaataaaaaaactgaTGTAGCGGAAGCTCATTCTCATTCGGCATGAACTTCAGCTTTATATAGGTTCAAGCTTAGATGTACATtgctggcccacaacctaatagcttaaactttttgGTAAAGGTTTGCTTAACGTGGTATTAGTGCGTTGCCAATAGGTCTTGGGTTTTAGTCTTGTCGCCCTCATTTATTGTTTGGAAGCTAAAAATTATCTCATTCCCCAACATGGGTGTCATTTATTGATTGTTTTTCTCTCTACGTGCAATTAGATGGACGTGCGGGGacgtgttaaagcttgatatacactgTTGGCCCACTACCTAATAACTTAAGCCTTTATGTAAAGTGGATGCTTaacaatatgtgtgtgtgtgtgtgtgtatactaTAAGATTTTCTGTGCATTCAAGGAAATAAGGTAAAAGGTAGACTAACTTGATACCACAATTGTCAATTAATCAATTACACATGTAGTCATGCACCATCTCTTTTCAAATGGCAAAGCTTGCTCACATGTATGTTTGCTCCAAATGCTACACAGAGAAAAACGAAAGAGCACTAATTTGTCTGAAGCAATAGCCTTTAGTTGCATTTGCTAACCAACTACATACTCTCAGCTCAAGTCCATTGAGCCCTAAGTCCGTAAAAGTGTTAGGTTTGCAATCTCTTTCATTAGTTATTTGTATGCAGAGCACGATGCATTGTACACTGGTTGTCTATCTACTACCACCCTCGTATTTAACTAGGCTTTGAACAGGACAATGCAACCGTAATTTGCTTAGCAACCATCAAGGGAAAAAAATACGATGAAAATAGCGGCATATTTATAGCCTTTCATTTGAAAGAATGAATAGTGAAAGTGCCGACAGAACAAAGAAGCAAAAATGAGGAGATGGGAGTGAGTGGCAAAATATGACTGCATGGGTTGTGAAGGTACAACAACATAAAAATGTACTCATACCCTACTCTTCACACTCTGTCATGTAGTTTTTGGGATAAAATTTATGCAGAACAAATGGAAATATTGaaacaaatattatatcatttccaaatcctattttgaATACATAAATCTAAAACGTAGTTTTTTGGGATAAAATCTATAAAGAACAAATGCAAATATTGaaacaaatattatatcatttCCAAATCCTATTGAATACATAAATCTAACTTCTATCTCTCTTTTGcaattttaacaataataattGTGTTGGATGAAAGTAATTGAAGAATAAATACCTCAAGCTCTTCTCCTAAAGCTTTACCAGATAGATGTTGACCTCTTTGTCCAATCAGAATAAAAGCAGGCACCTTCAAGACACGGACTAATTGAAGAAAGCACGCTATTGGTTCATCATAGATCTGCAACGATGATGGTGGGATCTGGGTTTTGGTAATCATGGACTCTGTGATGTCTGTATTGGCACCTACCTGGATTCCATAAAGTGAAGCTTTACTGACATTTAATGTTGAGTTTCTAGTCTTCCACGTAAGCTTTGATGCGGAAAAAAGACATGGGACTACAATTGTAGGCATGCTTGATGGCTCTTCTCCAATCAATAATGCCAGAACCTCATTAAGAACACACACCAAAATGGGTGGCTTATAAATTTGCAGCAGCAACAAGGATACCTGAAAAATTATCATTTATTAACACTCGCATGAAGCCATAATATTGTTTAATAGTAAATTTCAGCCAGAAAGTTCAATGCGTATCCATCCAAGTGACTGAAGCAGATGTACCAAAAGTTAATGGTTCATGTTGTTAGGAAGAGTAGGGGCTGGAATAGAATCATAATTCCAGCCTCGGTTTAATCCATTGCTTGGTTAGTTAACGTAAGATTGGAATCAAGATTCTTTGAAATGAGCATTCCTTTTATTAAAGAATAGAAAATTCCACCAGTTTTACACTGGAATGAGTATTAAGGTAGCGTTTGGTTCACAGTTGGAATTGAAATTGGAATTCACTAGAATCATAAACGGAATGTCAGATTCCTCTCTCATGTTAGGTTCGGCAAggaatcaaaatcgaaattgtaTTATGGTAGTTggtatataactatatataaacataggaattggaaaatgaattaaatttatcaattatgtcattacaatataaaaaatttattcaattaattaaatatggaataataacattataaatatgtaattattacatactgatactattattttatcaatctttataataaattattttttacaataaaatcattttgataattaTGTACTTGATTATAGTttgcattttgtattttattatattttattattattattattattttttaactatattattaatattatattttatcttatattttataaatataattttttaatatgtaatttattacatgtaaataaaaatatcatatattataacactataacataatttattatttaatataaaataataatattataaaacaaCTACCATagaattatattttattacataatagtattttattcttttttatatattattattaatatttattattatatattttattaatgacattaataattaatctttattttattttaaggttataaataataataaccacaATTATATCAGAGTATTCTACAATTTAATACTATTCTATTACTTTTTGTGTGTTATAATAttattacatatattataaatataaatattaataataatgattaaaatatttcatattaaaaatattattatatatttatattcaatgatgttataatataaatattattatttttatttatgtagtgtatatcttattatattatatataatattatattatgaaggggagcttaggcacaacggtaaggttgttgccgtgtgacctagaggtcacgggtttgaggcgtggaaatagcctcttgcaaaaatgcaaggtaaggctacgtattatagacccattgtggtccgccccttccccagaCCCTGCATATGTGAGAGCTTTATGCACCAGGCTGCCCttaatatgatattataataTGTATGTGcaagtataaaatatttttctatagtATTACTTTCTGGGACATTCTTGGAGGGCATTAGTTTTCAACATATTGGATTTTGTTTACCAATAATAAATAGTTGAAATATGTTGCATTTGATGCATGGTAAACAAGAAAAATGTAGAGTCCTCTACTAAATTTACCTATGATTACGCAAGAAAAATGTTAATTCACTAGCAGCTCAATTAATTGCagtatgttattttttttaatgtatgtACAAGATGAATATGTAATATGCTGTTTGATGCAAAATAAAATTAGTACTTCATATCTTTTcccaaaaccaaaccttaaaaaaTGAACAAGAGAACATTTATATGAAGAAGACTTGCATATGCAGAAATGGACAACTAATTCAACAAATTAAGATTCAAGATACTCCATGTACTTATGCAAACTAGGTTGTTGAAACCAATTGAGGAAGCTGACTATTTACAGGATATATACCACATGTGTGTGCGCACACAAATTAAGGGTGCCCTAGAGCTAAAGATCATGAATTCAATTTGTTTTTAACTCAGCATTAAGAAAACAGAACTTACACATGCAAATATGTAACCCAAAAGggttaacataaattttaaaaatactgttGGTAGGCACTGTTCATGCATGTTAACTCTTCAATGATATAACTAATAATGTTAATGTTGAGCAACCAGCTCTCTCCCTGTGCTGCTGAGCCCAACAAACTTCAGATAACATAGAATGGATTCTGAAATTGCTTGCTTAAACAGCCCTCTTAAAAGAGAGTTGAATGAATGTTACTTTGCTTGGCACATGGAATCAAAGCTCCTGCCCAAGTGCACCTCAAGGTTTGAAGCAGTTATGCCCGTTTTACACCACACCTCAAGTAGGACTCCTCACAGAGGTATAGACAAGCCTATATTCAAGGCATTGCAACAGCTAGTTTCCCAATAAAATTATTACAGTAAATTTCTCCTCCTATTTTCAGTTTGGTGCAATACATTTTGTTTTGCTTGAACTTGCAATCAAGATTATATCCACCAGCAGCCAAATTAAATTATTTCTGTTTCAGTTTGTGGTCAGTTTTGTCGATGGTGCATTGATGTCTTATCCTAGATTTGTGGCGGCTATATCATTTCACATTGATATACTCATGTAGGTAAAATGGTATTGAATCTGGCCATGCCAAAAAATAACTTCATTCATACATTACAAATGATCCAGGAATTTGCATTAAAATATCAAGGCATTAAGCAGTTGATATTGTATCCATTGGGGAAAAATGCCTACGTCAATGGCTGTGATGCTTGGTTGTTCAAGCTCACTTTTGGCATGAGGGAGTAGGAGATAACTTAATGGTCAGCTATGTTGTTCAAATCCTAATGCGACTCAAGTCTCGCATAACAGCACAAGTAGGCATACAGAGCTGATGATATTTATATTTGTCATAAAAGGTCTAAATTATATTGTATGGAAAAAAGGATCTAATTCTTCAGCACTGGCAGCATTTGCTTTGATTTTCAGATATTTTTCAGCACTGTTcacttttcaattttttcatttgttcttcttaatttttaatttttccgTATTTCAATCTCATGTCATTAATCACCATCATACCAGCACCAGCAGGTTGTACATTTCATAGATTCAAAAACTATGAAACAAAAGGAACAAGGCTGTTTTTAACAAACTTGACCCTAAACCTCATGCTGTTTTTTCTGTGTATCAAGATCTTACTGTGATTCGTAGGGAAGCGGAAAAACAGAAGTTGGAGCAACAGCCACTGTTTCTTCAATCCAGACAACAAGTCAAAACACTTTCTTGCAAATctgcttttactattattattattattattattattattattattattattattattatgatgatgatgatgatgcttgATTCTATTGGCTATCATTTTCCTTTACGCTCTAGAGGAAAACTAAAACTCCATCCAAAAT
It contains:
- the LOC131153182 gene encoding uncharacterized protein LOC131153182 → MKVASKIIFLFKDADGVGAAISDALHPNPSSTLQRLEESFELSLERYGVKDLKASGSIIHFVDDGGAYQVSLLLLQIYKPPILVCVLNEVLALLIGEEPSSMPTIVVPCLFSASKLTWKTRNSTLNVSKASLYGIQVGANTDITESMITKTQIPPSSLQIYDEPIACFLQLVRVLKVPAFILIGQRGQHLSGKALGEELEILYEIGELLASTFDLRFLRERVMCNPRDKSRDVEEPWRALYG